TCTTTCAAGACCCATATATACTTTGTCTTTTGCATCTTCAAAATCTTTCATGTCTACAAAATCTTTGTCCCTTTTTGCTGCAATAAGAGCGGCTTCGTTTATTACATTTTCAAGATCAGCACCTGAAAATCCCGGAGTACCCTTGGCAAGGGCTCTTATGTTTACATCATCTGCAACAGTAGTTTTTTTAATATGCACTCTTAAGATCTTTTCTCTTCCTGCAACATCGGGAAGAGGAACTATCACCTGTCTGTCAAATCTTCCGGGTCTTAAAAGAGCCGGGTCTAAAACATCAGGCCTGTTTGTTGCTGCAATGAGAATAACCCCTTCATTTGATTCAAATCCGTCCATTTCAACAAGAAGCTGGTTAAGTGTTTGTTCTCTTTCATCATGGCCTCCGCCAAGTCCAGCACCTCTTTGTCTTCCAACGGCATCGATTTCGTCTATGAATATGATGCAGGGAGCATTTTTTTTACCTTGTATGAAAAGATCTCTTACCCTTGATGCTCCAACCCCTACAAACATTTCAACAAAGTCTGAACCGCTTATGCTGAAAAAAGGAACTGCGGCCTCTCCTGCAACTGCCCTTGCTAAAAGAGTTTTTCCTGTACCTGGAGAGCCGGTTAAGAGTACGCCCTTGGGAATTCTTCCTCCAAGACGGGTGTATTTTTTCGGATCTTTCAAAAAATCGACTATTTCACTAAGTTCTTCCTTTGCCTCGTCAACTCCGGCAACATCATCGAAAGTAACCGTTTGTGTGTTTGCAGTCATAAGCTTTGCCCGGCTTTTGCCAAAAGACATGGCTTTCCCCCCACCGCCTTGCATTTGTTTCATGAAGAAAATCCAGACTCCAATTATTATCATAAGGGGAAGCCATGAGACTAAGACGCTTACTATCCAGTGGTTTTGTTCAGGTGGTTTTGCATTAATTGCAATTCCTTTATTTCTAAGTTCTTCAATAAGGCCTGGATCATTTGGTGAGTAAGACCTGTAAGTTTGTCCAGAGGCATCTTTTATTGTAAGATTTTGATCCTGAATAGTTACATCAGTTATCTGGCCCTGGTTTACCATGGCCATAAATTCGGAATAGTTAATCTGTCTGGAACCTGGACTTTGCTGCTGTTCAAAAATTTGAAAAAGCATGAAAAAGACCAGAAGTATTACCAGCCAGAGAGAAAGATTTTTATAAAAAGGATTCAATTAGACCTCCAGATATTTATTTAGCTCCTAATTTTGACAAAGGAGCAGGGTTAACTGCTTAATGTTTAGCCAATTTTTTAATTACCTTAATCATCATTGTTGAGCAAGCAAGAAATATTTGTTTTTTTACATTAAAATTCGTTTAATAACTAATGTTTTTTCACCTTTCAAGGGTAAAGCATTAAAATGGTTTTTTGCAACTCCTGAGATCCAGTAGATTTTTTCCCGGGATTCAAGAACTGCAATTTTTTTCTTTTCATCCGGTGAAAGTTTTTTTTCAGCTAAGATTTTTTTTATTTTTTTTCTTCCCTTGAAGTTTTTTGGAGAAAATCTGTCTCCTTTTTCAAGATTTCTCAAGATAAGAGGAAAGTTGATTTCCTTGGGATTAAGCCTTATTTCTTCAACTTCCTCAAGGCTTTTTGTATTGTCTTCCTTTTGTGTATAAATTTTAAAATTTATTGTTTTATCCGGGCTTATCAATATATTTTTTTCCGGAAGTTTTTCTATTTTGATATTAAAATCAAGACTTTCGGGCTTATAGTTTCTCAGGCAAACTTCAGCTAGCTTAAGTTCTAAAGTTTCAAAATATTTTTCTGCTATTATCCGATCTTTTAAATGGAATTGTTTTCTTCCTTCAAGTAATGAAATTTCAATTATTTTATCTATATGATCCAGGGTGGTTTTAAAAGTTGTTCCTTTAAGGGATTTTATGGTTTTTCTTAAAACTCTTCTTTTTATTGCTTTTTCAAGTTGATTAAAGACTTCAAGATCAATTAATGCTTTGTTTTTTTCAAACTTGACTATACTTGAAAAAAAATTATTTATATAGTTTTCAATAAACCTGTTTTCTTCATCAGAAATATCTATAAGGTTTGCAATTCCTTTTTTTATTGATGGATTGAACTCTTTTTCCAGGTAAGGAATTAAAACATTTCTTATTTTATTTCTCAGATAGTCTGCTTCAAAATTTGTTTTGTCTATACAATAATTGATTTTCTTTTTTTCAAGGAAATCAATTATTTGATTTTTATCAATATCAAGAAGGGGTCTTATTATATTGTTTCTTTTTTCCGGAATACCAGAAAGCCCGTCAATTCCGGTACCTCTTAAAAAATTCATTAAAACTTGTTCTATTGAGTCATCTTTATGGTGGGCTGTTGCAATAAA
The window above is part of the Desulforegulaceae bacterium genome. Proteins encoded here:
- the ftsH gene encoding ATP-dependent zinc metalloprotease FtsH, whose translation is MNPFYKNLSLWLVILLVFFMLFQIFEQQQSPGSRQINYSEFMAMVNQGQITDVTIQDQNLTIKDASGQTYRSYSPNDPGLIEELRNKGIAINAKPPEQNHWIVSVLVSWLPLMIIIGVWIFFMKQMQGGGGKAMSFGKSRAKLMTANTQTVTFDDVAGVDEAKEELSEIVDFLKDPKKYTRLGGRIPKGVLLTGSPGTGKTLLARAVAGEAAVPFFSISGSDFVEMFVGVGASRVRDLFIQGKKNAPCIIFIDEIDAVGRQRGAGLGGGHDEREQTLNQLLVEMDGFESNEGVILIAATNRPDVLDPALLRPGRFDRQVIVPLPDVAGREKILRVHIKKTTVADDVNIRALAKGTPGFSGADLENVINEAALIAAKRDKDFVDMKDFEDAKDKVYMGLERKSKVMSEDEKKVTAYHEGGHALVARLLPLTDAVNKITIIPRGRAAGVTWFLPDESDFRYKDQLESSLSVAFGGRVAEELIFKRISTGASNDIKHATNIAHKMVRSWGMSEELGPLSYSKDDDQVFLGREITHSKDYSEDTARRIDLAVTNIINKAYKTAEDVLNKNMSLLHKLADLLLEKETVMGNELDELILSEKPDFKFSSKVPSLDDQEPIINKEKTKNEEKEVSDSETNPEPPDENQE
- the tilS gene encoding tRNA lysidine(34) synthetase TilS; the encoded protein is MKSRFEKLIEKKLINKFEFKKNESVLLAFSGGPDSVFLLYHLHLLSEKYKFKIGAFHLNHCLRGKEADKDAQFCKKFCKELGIEFFYEKKDIKKISKELKISEEDAGRKKRYDLLNKISQKKGFKFIATAHHKDDSIEQVLMNFLRGTGIDGLSGIPEKRNNIIRPLLDIDKNQIIDFLEKKKINYCIDKTNFEADYLRNKIRNVLIPYLEKEFNPSIKKGIANLIDISDEENRFIENYINNFFSSIVKFEKNKALIDLEVFNQLEKAIKRRVLRKTIKSLKGTTFKTTLDHIDKIIEISLLEGRKQFHLKDRIIAEKYFETLELKLAEVCLRNYKPESLDFNIKIEKLPEKNILISPDKTINFKIYTQKEDNTKSLEEVEEIRLNPKEINFPLILRNLEKGDRFSPKNFKGRKKIKKILAEKKLSPDEKKKIAVLESREKIYWISGVAKNHFNALPLKGEKTLVIKRILM